atgttttcatttcttttcataccTCTGGCCACTGGTCTTCAAAGTGGTCCAGAGATCTCATTTAGTGAAACTTCAAGATGTGTGGAGATGTTTTTCATAACCGCCCCAGTGCTTTTGTTCTCTTTGTACATCAACCTAGAACAGGAGGGAAAGAGTTATGTAGAGGCAGCAGAGAGGGTAAACTCTGCTCTAGATCATAGAATCAAAACTAGAGCCTaaaggaagggacctcagaaaccatctagcccagcccctttattttatagataaagaagcaGGGTTTAGGGAGGTTAAAAGGCTTGCTCAAAGTAATGCAAATATTAGGTTTCAGGGACAAATCTGAATTCTGAATCTAGAATTAATTcctttgtttaatatttctgtttttatcgTGTTCTTCCCATCAGCAGCAAAATCACTAATCtccatacatttatttattaaaatactgGCTCGACATAGAGGCTTACAGGTAATTATCTTTTGCTATAAAGTACCAGTCACGCCTGTCAAATGCTGTATGTCAACAGCCATCTACTCATCATTGCTTCCAGCTTAATTCTTTGTTAAATGTCTATCagcaatgtttttgttttgttttcttggatGTTTTCATCTATATGTTATGTATTTCTGAAAACATATCCTGATTATGCTTACCATATGTTACCTAGGGAGTGTGTTTGGGTACAATAACCAGCTGGACTAGGTGTTTAACTTCATAAGGGATATCACAGACCCTAGAAGTGATTCAGctgattttcttttccataatttttgtccttccttcctccctcccttcctccttctcttccttccttccttccttccttccttccttccttccttccttccctccttccttttctttccacttaTATTGGTGTCATCACACATATTCTTTTGCTGATTCTGAATCAATTCATATGAGcctttccatacttctctgtagacaattttctttttcagagtcAAACAGAAAGTTTTGGCTAAGAGCTGAACAATTCTCAAGCTGGTGCTCATTATTTTTTTAGTCTAGTTCTTCCATGCTAGGACATCCTACTGCTGATTAATATGAAAATGCTGACCTGCTTTGTTTCTGACCTGAATTGTTTGCCCTTTTTTAGGTAGGCTGGTAGTCTCCTCTTCCCCATcaaagacttagctattattaCCAGACATGGTGTACCAGCAGGCTAttgtagctcagaactcccaagccCAAGTGATCTACCAGCCTTAGCCTCCCCAGAAGCAGGGATTATATATTATGTGCTACTATGCTGGGCAACTTGGTATCTTAACTATGCTCCTTCTAACTCTGATTCACATATgttaatatagaaatagagaatTATAGAGATGGTGGGGATTGTGAAAGATCACCGGATTGACCTTCTTTTATTTGTTGCcattttcagaaagaaattatattgtctctccttaaAAAGGTTTATAGCATATATGTTATAATTATTcgtcttcaatttctttttcctgctcAGATTCACTGATTGCATGGCATATTTTTGGACCTGTTCACAGAAAAGAAGCCCTACTCTAAAGCACCCTCATGGATGAGGCAAACCTCACATCGTTTGTCCCTGAAATACCAGGAAATATTTCCACCAACAGAAACACTTCCTTGGGAGATGTGGATCGGAAAATCCCAATCGTGCACTGGGTCATCATGAGCATCTCTCCACTGGGCTTTGTTGAAAATGGAATCCTCCTGTGGTTTCTCTGTTTTCGGATGAGGAGAAACCCATTCACAGTCTACATCACCCACCTTTCTATTGCTGACATCTCATTGCTCTTCTGTATCTTTATTTTATCAGTTGACTATGCTCTAGATTATGAGCTATCATCTGGGTATTATTACACCATTGTCACATTATCGGTGACTTTTCTATTTGGTTACAACACTGGCCTCTACCTCCTGACAGCCATCAGTGTAGAACGTTGTCTATCTGTCTTGTACCCTATCTGGTACCGATGCCACCGCCCTAAACATCAGTCTGCTTGTGTCTGTGGCCTGCTTTGGGCTCTTTCTTGCTTAGTGACCACCATGGAGCATGTCATGTGCATAGACATTGGAAGAAAGGGCCACTCCCAGAGTGACTGCAGGGcagttattatcttcatttccatCTTGAGCTTCCTCGTGTTCACACCTCTCATGGTGGTATCCAGTGTGATCCTGGTGGTGAAGATCCGAAGAAATACTTGGACTTCTCATTCATCCAAGCTCTACATAGTCATCATGGTCACCATCATCATCTTCCTCATTTTTGCCATGCCCATGAGACTTCTTTACCTTCTGTACTATGAGTATTGGTCAACATTTGGGAACATGCACcacatctctcttctcttctctaccaTTAATAGCAGTGCCAAcccttttatttacttctttgtgGGAAGTagtaagaagaaaccattcaagGAGTCCTTAAAGGTGGTATTAAACAGGGCTTTCAAGGATGAGATGCAATTAAGACGCCAGGAGGACAACCCTAATGCGATTGCTGTTGAGACTGTGGTCTGAAACTCAGGAATGAAATGATGGGGTCTCTGCTGCTTAAAATTGCTGATGGGGGATCAATCAGACATTTCCCAGATAATCCTTGGAATACACTTTAAGTCCACTCTAAGTAGGGTATGGCAGGCATCTCTACCATATGCAGGTTTATGGTGGTATCATTCCCTTGAGACATGGCTACTGGAAAAACCCACATCTGTGTCATGCCTCTATTAATTCTGTCCTTATCACATCTTCTTTTCCTGCTAAGATCTTGTGACAGCATTATCTCAAGAAGctgtaaaaaaaagagagagatttttagttgaaagagttacaaatattcctagaaaaataacagaaatatttattggAACTTGGATCCTTTAAgaatagttaaagaaaaaaagacaaaaaaaaagtgtcatcATGTATCCaccattattttaaagattttatttaaaatacattttttccctttttgcacTTATACCCAGTGGAGAAAAATATCTCTATGGAAATTTTGTGTAGTTTCTGCAGTCTCAAATGGGTAATTCTTAATATGTTAGGCAATAATTTTGGGGCAGCATGATGTAATAGATGGATGGCCACAGGGTCAAAAAAGCCTGGGTTCTCTTTATGGTAGTAGTGTAAACATGGGCAATCACTTATCCTCTCAGCATCCCAGGCAATCATCTGAGACTATAAGTTATAAATGAATTGCTGATCTCAGCCAATAGAGGGACTTTCTATGCTGGGAGTTTTCCACACTGATACAATTAGGGGGGAAGCTATTGGGTTATGTATCTCTCAAAAAATTActctggggggctcagtggattgagagtcagacccagagatgggacgtcctgggttaaaatctgaccttggacacttcctagctgtgtgatcctgggcaagtcacttaacccccattgtctagcccttaccactcttctgccttagaaccaatacccagtattgattctaagacagaaggtaagggtttaaaaaaaattactctagGAGGAGAATGACAGAATCCCATGGTTTCCTTTGGAAGAAATCTTGAGTTAAAGAATTGTCTGTATTTTTGAGTCCTTTGAATTGTATATAAACATTGATTCTAGATGCATCCAATCATGGGGGTAAACTAATTTCTGGAGGCTTACCCCTGTGAACTGATTTTTCATTCACTGAAAGACTCCTCTCTCAGAGCCAATTTCCTTCGAACTCTGCCTCTCTATCTAAGATATTTCCTTGCTGTCTTTAAGAAGCCATGTGGTGGGAGAGGGTGTATGAGAAAGTCACGGGAAAATGATGTCGACAGGTCAGGAAACAGGACATTTTTCCCAAGAAGAGTCTCTGCACGACTTCCCCAGCATCATTGCCCACTCCCCACAACTCCACCACTTGTCTACAAGGATGTAGGATTGCTTCAGGGCTGTCTGCACTCTCTTGGACTGCATGTTCCAGGTTATTAGTTGTAATGTGTGAAATGTGCTAATTCAGACTCCATGCTATGCTCACTTGCTTTCTGTCCCATTTCCAAGAGCCTCATAGGGATAGAATGTTTCAAGTGGTTCTTTGGCAGaggaaaatatctaaaaattccaaaatgagacctattagtttttgttttaactGCATGTTCCCTAAGAGGATGAGAGAAGCAGCGATGAAGGGGTCTATTGTTATGGTCTTTCTTCTCTAGACCCCGTCTCCAAGAAaacatccctttcatttcttcaAGAAACAAGATTGGCTCTTTCCAGCAGGGTAGCCTCACTGGAGTAAGCCAGAATCTCTTCTGCAGTGCCCAGCCTTATCCCAATTGCCAACAAAGTTCAGATCCAAGGCTCTTAATAGTGAGTGACAACATCTGATTCACAGAGAAGGCAGCTTGATTCCTAGAGCCCAGATGGGGTGTGCGGTGGTGACATTTAGAATGGACTTGTTTTTGAGGGAAAACAGAGCATCTCCACAAAAAAAAGTGCAGATTAAATAATGGAGAACTGGGGAACTGTTTTATCACTCTTACCAAATCATAGATCATTAGCTTCAAAACAGAACAGGTCAAACTCTTGACtaactacctttttttttaaaggggtttAGGGGCTTCTTGAAGTATTTCTAACCAAGGGAAATTTGGAAATGTTAGGCCTACATTTAGTTCTGTTCTTCAAACAAGGCAAAGTTCAATGTGTTTATGAACagaaatatctttttaatttttttatagtactGATATAAAGGAATGGAATTCAGATTTCAGATTGATCCTTCAGTGATGAGAAATcaactgattttctttctttctcatatctCCTGCCAATCCATCCTAGGATGTGCTCATCAGCTATGGGCAAGAGGTGGGGGAAGGTGGAGATGTACACAGGAtacacttttcagtttaatctgcattattaccattttctctgttactttcttaagcctagaaaaatcagaaaaacagTAAGTCCCTCTTTGTAAAGTTTcttgatttctgagatgtaaatgctcacatatAAGTCCCTCCAACTGTCTCCAGCATACCCCTAATTCCTATCCCACATTACCCACTGtctctaagttaaaaaaaaaaaagtgaaccatAAATTGCAAACTACAATAAGTAACCTACCAGAAAAGTAAGACAAAGTAGGTGAAGAATtagcaaagaattttttaaaaagctgaaatgCGGAAGAAAGTCTACTATGTCTGCCATCATTAGGGTGCATGAACCTAAGTCATTGCAAGCACTTGTCTCCCCTgctagaatggaagctctttgtgAGTAGGCGGTCTTgattttttactttgtatatgttttcCAAGCACCTAGCACAACATCTGGCATATAGctgctatttaataaatgctcaattattaattaattgcaaagttattgattatttctgaaATTTACTGGCGCTTAGGATGGACCCCAGAATTTTAGAAGAGTCTGTtctcaaagaaaggaaataaagtagctTACACATATATACTTTTAATCCAAGTCAGTAGAAAATGCGTCATGGTGACAAAAGGATATATACTTAACCTTTGGTCACCATGAtgcatttatacacacacacacacacacacacacacacacacacacacacatatatatatatgcccatatgatataaatatatatatacatatatatatataaagatgtaTCAGAGATCATGTCTAGCCAAAGTGACTAAGAAATACTTCCTGGAGGAAATGCTGCTTAAGTAGAGATGGGAGCAAATGTTTTCTAAGCAAAGAGAATGGTATTATGAGAAGCAAAAAAATAGATGAAGGCTCAAGGAATGTTTAGGGGACAGTAagtagtccagtttggctggaacccGAAGAGTGGGGGGGAGTAATGAAAGATAATATTGGAGGAATAAATTGGGACCAGGTTAGGGAAGAACTTAACTGTCAGGGGAAAGCTTTTGGATTTGATTTTGTAGGCAATGGGGAAgcattgaaggtttttgagcaggagGATAATGTGATTGATTGAAAGATTAATCTGGTGGTAACATGCAGGATATAGGTTGAAGAAAGAAGAGACTGAAGGTAGATGTTATGTCCACTCATACTCTGATGGCCTGGCTCTGGGTCCATTTATGTTCCTATCTTAAGTGTTCTTTTTTCCAATGAAGAAGCTACTGGAGACTCAGAATGGTTCTATTTAGCTATACTATATTTAAGGGTACTGGCATGCCTCTCCCCAGATGCCTGGGAAACACACCTGGACACTCACAAACTACTCACATTGACTTGAACTCTTATCTTTTCCTCTGCCATATCACATTTTCTCTGGTTTAAGCTATAATTCAATTTTTACTTCTTGTGGCCTAGTCCCATTGTTGGCATGCGTTCTAGTGCTCTCTTGATTCCTCTGCAGAATCTATCGATAGGGAGAACAGTTAGCAGGCTATTGCAAAAATCTAGAGCTAAAGTGATAGAAATCTGAATTAGAGCAATGGAAGTGGGATTGGATAGGAAATGTGAGGTGAACAATAGGGCTTGGTTTCTGATCAAGTTTTGGAGACTGGGGAGTTTGGAACCTGATTCCTAGGAAAATCATGGTATCATTGACTTGACCCTATTACCTCCCTTCTCCATGGCCTTGCTTTACCAATGACACCCTTTTTCTTATACACTATACCTTTTCTATTCGATTCTTCATCTCAACCTACAAATCTATccttcccttgccttgtctttccttgctttcctttctcttcccttccatctcacCCCATCCTCTTCCCCAAGCTTACTAGATGTCTATGCTTAAATATTATGACAGTTCCTCAATCTCAACATCTATAAAATTGAATTCATATTCCCCCCTAATTCTGCCCTTCCccttattttctctatttctgttcatGGAGCCACTATGTTTCAGACTTCCTaaccttgaatttattttggttctTTTATCTTCCGTGCCCTATACATTCAGTaagttgccaagtcctgtcatttctacctccacagtGTCTCTTATAACCAAGTCCATTACTCCTGTAACTCCCTTAGATCTGGCCCTCATTTTCTCTCATTGATAGAGCTATAAAAGCCTCCTAAGCAGATCTCTACAATTCATCCTCCAATTTGGGTCATCTTCCCAATACACCACTGTGATGATGCCATGCCACAACTCTAATGGCTCCCTGCTGCCCATCTAATAAAGTATTAAATCATTCGACTTTCCCTACAATCTGACACCAACCTAACCATCCCATTTTATCCATGTTACTTCCCTTTGTATGTCCTATATTCCATCCAAACTAACTTATTCTTCCTGTCCTCTGTTCTCATTCTTCCTTCGTCTCTATTCAgttgtgtaagaaataaaatggatataaaaggatagattaaaaaatataatggttttaaaagatttattggtagccattagaaaaatcaagccacatgccatgctgagagtcattttaaaagaccTGCGTCCTGttacctcccttccccatcctgctcCGCTCCAAAATCACCAAAGAGGAAGTGCCAATCCAAcctctcactatttatccttctgtacATTATTACCCTTCCTGTCAGTGTGATTacgcaagagaggaagccagttggctcttgggaaatatagtttgaaagaaccctaaatgttcacaggaagtttagatcaggaacctcaaaattagttcaaggactcccaaatttccagtaCCACAGTTGTTTACAATCTCTCCATGTCTGGAATGACTCCCCCACTTTCTCTTCAGTCTATAACTATGgaagttcttctcttcctcccagaCCTAACTGACATAATGCCATTTCCCCATTAAACCTTGTGTGACTCCTCACCCCGCTTGGGTTAAAGGAATTCCTCTTTTTCAAACATACTACAACCACCACCAAATTTAAGCAtttatcacctcttgcctggactagtGTGATAAATAGCCCCTTTATTAGTCTGCCTGCCTcttttgttgctcagtcatttcaatagtggtcaattcttcatgaccctatttgggttttcttggcaaaaatattggagtggtttgccatttctttctccaattcattatatagatgaggaaaccgaagcaaatagggttaagtgacttgcccaaggtcacacgactACTAAGtgacagaggtcaaatttgaaatcagatcttcctgatcctagccccagtgctctattcactgtattaCTCAGCTTCCCCTAGTTTGAATATAGGGTATCCTTAAATATAGGCTATACTTCTAAAAtgagatatatacacacatactatgAAGTAACACCAATTATAGGCAGCTTAGTGGTACAGGTTCCCATCTGCAATCTATCCTTCATATCCTATCCAAAGTAATCTTCCAAATGCAAAGATCTGGCTGTGTTATTCAGCACTTGAAAagcttcagtggcttcctatctATTAAATAAAACATGATTTAACCCAGCCTTCAAGGCCCTCCATAATCCTGGCTCCAATTTACCTATTCTCATAATACTCTACCCTCAGCCTCTTTACACATTCTATGCCTCAAAGTGGACCCCTTTCCTACACAGTGACAGTTCTTCCCCTCCTTGAGCCAACCAGGTCACCATGTTTTACCTTCCCTGCATACAAGGTTCTTAGAAGAAAGATGAGAAGGCAACGACATCATTTTTTATCTGTTATATGTACcttactagattataaactccctgagggcaaatattattgatttttttgtctttgtgttcccaaTATCTCGAAGGGTGCCTTGCATATTATAGGTGGTACTGCATAAGAAATGTTGAATGGGATAGTGTTTTGGAACATAATGAGCAAAAATTATAGGCTAACTGgtataatattgaaaaattaatattataccaaatgcaatatgctaaatgtaatgtttagaaatttgtttggaaatataatattagtttaaaaaaagattgtggtcactgtttataaaaataattaaccctttaattttaatataaatatagtataagaaagaaataaggagggaaggaaatagaaaaatatttcctggcCATCCACCCTAATTTTACCAGCCCATGAGAGTGTTGTCTGCCCTGGCCACCAACATTGGAATGCAGAAAGACCCCcagccaaagacctccagagaagagcCCAGCctcctctatggtctcatttttATAATCCTTCTTCTCCATGTCATGTCCTTTTCCTCTGCTCTGGTCTACCACATCTCAGgtaccaatcaaagtctctctgacctgAACCTGTAACCCTTAGTTCCAGGTCACTAATGGGCTGGCTCAGACAAGCAGAAAGTTCTCAACCCTGGGAGGatggggttccctttacacactggtataacctaaatcagactatttaccacctgtgATTGGGaggaaggagtgagggagagaatctgaatcataatgtgtcagaaaacaattgtcaaaaattgtttctacatgtaactgaaaagaaattttaagttaaaaaaaatgtgtaggCTGAGTGATTACAATTAACATATACCTTGAAAAATGTTGGATGGTGTGAGGTTgaggggaagaaaataagatagaaTTGAGAGAGGAAGTCTGCCAttacttaaaaggaaaacaagagcCTGGACATGGGGGGTAGCCCCCCCCATGCTAGTTTCACAAATAGCATAAATTGACacaataatttaatctctctcacAAGAACAGACCTAGTAAGTTAAAGGGAAGAAGCTGAATATATCTTTTAGCTCTAGTAATGtggtaggttaaaaaaaaacaaccaaagaaCTTTTCAGTTCCACCTTAAAATCGatgctaaatatcagttccaagacagaagaggggtaagaactaggcagttggggttaagtgacttgcccatggccacacagctgaggtcaaatttgaactccaaaCCTGCCATCTTTAggtcaggctctctatccactgaaccacctagcttccctgtaatatgatagttttaaaaaagaaaatgagatactGAAAAGCACAAAGTAGGATCAAGGATTCTTTAGATGCATTGTCTCGAGACCTCTGTAAATTAGGAGAGATATATCAAactgaaacaatttttaagaaagtcattaaggcaaattttaaaaatgaatgaatttttaaaggaaagggcAGTTACTTAGACTGGAATTACTTATCTTGAAAAAAGGAAGATTTAATAAGACTCTTCAGGCATTATAGAAGATTGCTTACCTGCTGTACTTTAATACTGAAAAGTCCCATCAGCCCAAAAATATCCATCCCCTACAAATGGCTTTCATTGCTGTCTGAAATTCCACCATAAGAGCTTAATTGCTTCAAAAAATTGGTTCTCTTCTAACCAAAAGAAGTGGTTTCTAGAATTAGTTGTACTTTAGTTTAAATGAGATTATCAGGCCTTTTCTAATGTGACATCTAGCTAAGACTAAGTTTTGATCTTGTCTGTTTCACATTCTAAAGAGGAATATTTTGGAAATCAGTGTAATTTATAACGAGTGTTGTGCTGTGAATATTTAGCAATAGAATGTGAGGGCGAGGATGGGGAGGGGTACTGAAGGACACACACTTaggtttaatctgcatcattaacgttttttctatcactttattaagtctagacaatcaacaaaacaataaatcaagcccagaTTTGTAGTTTGCTAATATCTGAAATGTAAatgttcatactgaaaatttaataatcctGCTAGTTGGCATTAATTCAATCTCATCCCTGGTCAGGGCACTGAGGATATTGGAGTTGGGGTGAGGAATTCACAATAGGATTGAGAATTTGTGACAGGAAGGATGAGAAGAGGTGCTGAAAACACACTCTGCTAATTCTAcaattcctccttcccttcccctcctccaggcAGGATTAATGAAGTATTACTCTTCAGAGGACTGTAACCCACTGTTTTACATTTCCTCTGAAGACCCTGAAAAGAGATAATGGGCTTGAGTCATCATATGAGTGATTTCAGTTAGATATAAAAGAGATTGCCATACTGATGACCACCCTTCAAAATTGACTTAGAAGATGAAGTGGGGTTTAGGATTGTTTTACCTGAGCCCTTAGAAAccaaatgattttcttctgtctgATCTACTTTGGATTCTTTCCCCTTAAAATCCCAgattgtggctcagtggattaagaaccaggcccagagatgggagatctcgtattcaaatttggctttagacacttccttgctgtgtggccctgggcaagtcacttaacccccattgcctagctctaaactgctcttctgcctaggaaccaatacataatactgattctaagacagaaggtaaggattaaaaaaaagttaatgaaaatatAGGTTTTTTCCTATCCAAATTCATAGACCTCCTTGAAATCTAGAGATCTGTAGTCTATAGATCTATAGGATAGAATCTGGAGTGGGTTAGTCAAAATATGGtgtcaaagaaatagaaattgaggagatgccatCAGTAGAGGAATGACTGAGCAAAAATGTGGTacatgatagtgatggaatactattgtgctgtaagaagtgatgagtagggggtagctagatggctcagtggattgagagccaggactagagacttGGGGTAGGGTGGCTGGGGGTGATCacagtcttgggtttaaatctggcctcagagatttcctagctgaatgaccctggccaagtcacttaaaaccccattgtccagcccttgctgctcttctgccttggaaccaatatacagtattgattttaagacaaacaaaacaaaaactatctAACTTTACTAGAACAAAGAGATTTTATTCAGTTTCTCCCCTTTAATTTATCTGGCATGTAGTGGACACTAAAATTCTTGCTGATTTAGTTGACTGATGgcaatgcaaatggaaacaacAAGTCTGATGGCCAAAAACGAATTAAAATGGAACCAATTTACTTGAGATTGCTAGCCCTGCCTCATGGTAAACTAACTGAAAGCAGAGTCTGAATTGTTCCCTCATGTAAATCTCGTCAGCACTTGGGTACAAAATCATACACCCCAGTGTGCTGAattaagaaatgattaaaaatgaaatgctaatgAGCgtgagaaaaattcatttttaaaggttCCTTTCAAAACTGATAATTTAAACATTGCTAGCGATATGTTCAGGCTTTTAAATTTGCTTTGAGATCTGTATCATCAACTTCACTTTCTTATTTTGTACAACGctttattttccaattgttttctaatacattttagaaatttaaataaaagtaaatttaagGAGACATGGATGTGCAATAAATTTTAGGCTATAGTCAGAagatgtcagaactggaagaggcCAAAGAGGGCATCCAGTCTAAacctcacattttatagataaagttgAATCTCACAGAAATTATCACTGCATCCACCAAAGCTCTGTTCTAGGcgttcttttcttctccccttatTCTATTTCAATTGATGATCTCATTGACTGCtctggattcaattatcatctcaatACAGATAATTCTCAGGtctatttattaagctctaaCCACTCTCCCATATCCAAATGCCTATCTAACCAATAAGGTATTCTGGGATGAGGTAATGCCTTTGTCTGAAATAGGGGAATCTAGAAGAGGTGCAAGAAAGATGAATTTTGCATTTTATACATTTTGAGTTAGAGATACCCATGGGATGCTAAGGGGTAGttaggtgacccagtggagtgagcactggacttagaatcaagaagactcatcttcatgagttcaaatccagcttcaaatacttactagctgtgtgaccatttaactctatttgtccctgtttcctcatctgtaaaaatgatccagagaaggaaatgtcaaaccctcccagtatctttgccaaaaaagagagagagagagagagagagagagagagagagagagagagagagagagagagagagagagagagacaaaattccaaatggggccaggaagagtcagatacaactgaattgTGCTCAACAA
The window above is part of the Gracilinanus agilis isolate LMUSP501 chromosome 4, AgileGrace, whole genome shotgun sequence genome. Proteins encoded here:
- the LOC123247759 gene encoding proto-oncogene Mas, yielding MDEANLTSFVPEIPGNISTNRNTSLGDVDRKIPIVHWVIMSISPLGFVENGILLWFLCFRMRRNPFTVYITHLSIADISLLFCIFILSVDYALDYELSSGYYYTIVTLSVTFLFGYNTGLYLLTAISVERCLSVLYPIWYRCHRPKHQSACVCGLLWALSCLVTTMEHVMCIDIGRKGHSQSDCRAVIIFISILSFLVFTPLMVVSSVILVVKIRRNTWTSHSSKLYIVIMVTIIIFLIFAMPMRLLYLLYYEYWSTFGNMHHISLLFSTINSSANPFIYFFVGSSKKKPFKESLKVVLNRAFKDEMQLRRQEDNPNAIAVETVV